A single region of the Anomaloglossus baeobatrachus isolate aAnoBae1 chromosome 2, aAnoBae1.hap1, whole genome shotgun sequence genome encodes:
- the LOC142290482 gene encoding aquaporin-4-like, whose protein sequence is MVIKEKLRQHRFWRSVLAEFLGTFMLLTVVLGSSCFGIGTSQSMAPPVAAGLSVVSLVQSFGEISGAQLNPAITSAMVCARKLDILHGLAFAVAQCLGGICASAIFYLSLPASVFNQLVTRVSSEGNAGQALGMEIISTFQLTFTIFAVDDRRRRDITEPGSLAIGFSLTAGALASAYFSGGSMNPARSFGPALLSGIWEHHWVYWIGPILGAFFAGASYEFFFASTASREKLVACLTCKDIEIVEAASVSRSSLSMATQTATRTRQTEQKHEQN, encoded by the exons ATGGTTATCAAAGAG AAACTGAGACAACATCGTTTTTGGCGTTCTGTTTTAGCAGAATTTTTGGGAACGTTCATGCTGTTAACAGTGGTGTTAGGATCATCTTGCTTTGGAATTGGAACTTCTCAATCGATGGCTCCTCCGGTAGCTGCAGGTCTGTCAGTTGTTAGTCTGGTACAGAGTTTTGGTGAAATAAGCGGTGCCCAATTAAACCCAGCTATCACTTCTGCCATGGTATGTGCGCGGAAATTGGATATTCTTCATGGTCTGGCCTTTGCCGTAGCTCAGTGTCTTGGTGGAATATGTGCATCAGCCATTTTTTATCTATCTCTTCCTGCATCTGTCTTCAACCAACTTGTCACCAGG GTGAGTAGTGAGGGAAATGCAGGACAAGCTCTCGGGATGGAAATTATATCTACTTTCCAGTTGACTTTTACAATTTTTGCTGTGGATGATAGACGGCGCAGAGATATTACAGAGCCAGGAAGCCTTGCCATTGGCTTTTCTCTAACAGCAGGAGCTTTAGCATCG GCATACTTCTCAGGTGGAAGCATGAATCCAGCTAGATCCTTTGGTCCAGCTTTGCTGTCTGGCATATGGGAGCACCACTGG GTATACTGGATCGGTCCCATATTGGGCGCCTTCTTTGCAGGGGCTTCCTATGAATTTTTCTTTGCATCTACTGCATCAAGAGAAAAGTTGGTTGCCTGTCTAACGTGTAAAGATATAGAAATAGTAGAGGCAGCCAGTGTCTCTCGTTCTTCCCTTTCCATGGCCACACAAACAGCAACAAGAACCAGACAGACTGAGCAAAAACATGAGCAAAATTGA